The proteins below are encoded in one region of Lactuca sativa cultivar Salinas chromosome 3, Lsat_Salinas_v11, whole genome shotgun sequence:
- the LOC111919009 gene encoding very-long-chain (3R)-3-hydroxyacyl-CoA dehydratase PASTICCINO 2 isoform X2 produces the protein MAGSVSILRRMYLTTYNWVVCAGWFKILYLALRTLYESGHEHVYRAIEKPLLSAQSAACFEILHGCMGLVRSPISATLPQVSSRLYVVWGILYNFPEVQTHPPVSFMVICWCTTEIIRYSFFGLKEGFSYAPFWLLWLRYSTFLVLYPCGIASEVSLIYNTLPFIKESGCCSVRMPNKWNFSFDYFYCAIMVLGVYVPGIPHLYGYMLRQRKKTLSI, from the exons ATGGCTGGATCTGTATCAATTCTGAGGCGAATGTATCTGACAACTTATAATTGGGTTGTCTGCGCTGGATG GTTTAAAATATTGTACTTAGCTTTAAGGACGCTATATGAATCAGGACACGAACATGTTTACAGGGCCATCGAAAAGCCACTGTTATCAGCTCAATCTGCTGCCTGTTTTGAG ATACTCCATGGTTGCATGG GTTTGGTAAGATCTCCAATCTCAGCGACATTGCCTCAAGTAAGTTCAAGGTTATATGTAGTGTGGGGAATACTGTATAATTTTCCTGAG GTTCAAACACATCCCCCTGTTAGCTTTATGGTTATCTGTTGGTGTACCACTGAG ATTATTCGATATTCTTTCTTTGGTCTAAAGGAAGGATTTAGTTATGCACCTTTCTGGCTATTATGGCTAAG GTATAGTACCTTTCTAGTATTGTATCCATGCGGCATTGCGAGCGAAGTTTCTTTAATCTATAACACCTTACCTTTTATAAAG GAATCTGGATGTTGTTCAGTAAGGATGCCTAACAAATGGAACTTTTCATTTgattacttctattgtgcaatCATGGTGCTTGGAGTTTATGTGCCAG GAATTCCCCATTTGTATGGTTATATGCTTAGGCAAAGGAAGAAAACTCTATCCATATAA
- the LOC111919009 gene encoding very-long-chain (3R)-3-hydroxyacyl-CoA dehydratase PASTICCINO 2 isoform X1 yields the protein MAGSVSILRRMYLTTYNWVVCAGWFKILYLALRTLYESGHEHVYRAIEKPLLSAQSAACFEILHGCMGLVRSPISATLPQVSSRLYVVWGILYNFPEVQTHPPVSFMVICWCTTEIIRYSFFGLKEGFSYAPFWLLWLSLVIIYVRNFYCRYSTFLVLYPCGIASEVSLIYNTLPFIKESGCCSVRMPNKWNFSFDYFYCAIMVLGVYVPGIPHLYGYMLRQRKKTLSI from the exons ATGGCTGGATCTGTATCAATTCTGAGGCGAATGTATCTGACAACTTATAATTGGGTTGTCTGCGCTGGATG GTTTAAAATATTGTACTTAGCTTTAAGGACGCTATATGAATCAGGACACGAACATGTTTACAGGGCCATCGAAAAGCCACTGTTATCAGCTCAATCTGCTGCCTGTTTTGAG ATACTCCATGGTTGCATGG GTTTGGTAAGATCTCCAATCTCAGCGACATTGCCTCAAGTAAGTTCAAGGTTATATGTAGTGTGGGGAATACTGTATAATTTTCCTGAG GTTCAAACACATCCCCCTGTTAGCTTTATGGTTATCTGTTGGTGTACCACTGAG ATTATTCGATATTCTTTCTTTGGTCTAAAGGAAGGATTTAGTTATGCACCTTTCTGGCTATTATGGCTAAG TCTCGTCATTATATATGTTAGAAACTTTTACTGCAGGTATAGTACCTTTCTAGTATTGTATCCATGCGGCATTGCGAGCGAAGTTTCTTTAATCTATAACACCTTACCTTTTATAAAG GAATCTGGATGTTGTTCAGTAAGGATGCCTAACAAATGGAACTTTTCATTTgattacttctattgtgcaatCATGGTGCTTGGAGTTTATGTGCCAG GAATTCCCCATTTGTATGGTTATATGCTTAGGCAAAGGAAGAAAACTCTATCCATATAA